One region of Triticum aestivum cultivar Chinese Spring chromosome 6B, IWGSC CS RefSeq v2.1, whole genome shotgun sequence genomic DNA includes:
- the LOC123136743 gene encoding leucine-rich repeat receptor protein kinase MSP1 has product MLKELVLDKNCLSGQLSPAIGQLQHLTKLSMSMNSISGSLPPELGTLQNLEFLNLNRNTFSGSLPAAFCNLTRLSYLAASNNSLTGSIFPGIGALVNLRRLVLSSNGLTGPIPEEIGQLENLELINLMNNGFTGSIPEEIGHLKRLKVLKLSNCEFNGAIPRSIGGLESLMTLDISGNNFTAELPTSVGELSNLTKLLAVHAGLTGAIPKELGNCKKITVIDLSFNHFTGSIPEELAELEAIISFKAEGNRLSGRIPDWLQNWGNIMSILLTNNMFSGPLPLLPLQHLVEFSAGKNLLSGPIPAGVCQAISLRSLNLYSNNLTGSIKETFKGCRNLTILSLQVNQLCGEIPEYLAELPLVSLDLTQNNFTGSLPDKFWESSTVQELYLSDNNLTGMIPESLAELSHVKILRIDNNYLEGPIPRSVGTLKGLITLSLHCNMLSGNIPVELFNCTNLVTLDLSYNSLTGHIPREISRLTLLNSLALSNNQLSGTIPSEICVGFSRVSRVDLRFYQHQRLLDLSYNQLTGQIPTTIKDCAIVAELCLQGNLLNGTIPAELGELTGLATIDLSFNALVGHMLPWSAPSVQLQDLSLSNNRLNGSIPAEIGHILPAIYKLNLSGNTLTGNLPPSLLCNHHLSRLDVSNNNLSGEILFSCPDGDEGSSSALNTFNASNNHFSGSLDVSISNFTGLTSLDIHSNSLNGSLPSAVCNVTTLNYLDLSSNDFSGTIPCGICDMFNLVFANFSGNHIVGTYNLADCAANNINHKAAHPSYRVSLAAIVCGITIIIILLVLLGVYLRRRLLKRRSSWALVPVSKTMVTSEETLRSKLLGKKSREPLSINLATFEHSLMRVAADDILKATENFSNLHIIGDGGFGTVYRAALFGGRQVAVKRLHGGHQLQDNREFQAEIETIGKVKHPNLVPLLGYCASGDERFLIYEYMEHGCLEAWLRKNRTDAAYALGWPDRLKICLGSAKGLAFLHHGFVPHIIHRDMKSSNILLDWDLEPRVSDFGLARIISACETHVSTNLAGTLGYIPPEYGLSMQCTARGDVYSFGVVMLELLTRQAPTGQEVDEGGGSLVGWVQWMVARHREKEVFDPCLLPASGACRQQMARVLAIARDCTADDPWARPTMLEVVKGLKATQMMESSPPATTLSRADLRW; this is encoded by the coding sequence ATGCTTAAAGAACTGGTGCTTGACAAAAACTGCCTTTCCGGACAACTGAGCCCTGCCATTGGTCAGCTTCAGCACCTCACTAAGCTATCCATGTCCATGAATTCCATCTCTGGAAGCCTTCCTCCAGAGCTGGGAACCTTGCAGAACCTGGAGTTTCTGAACCTTAACAGGAACACATTCAGCGGGTCGTTACCGGCAGCTTTCTGTAATCTGACCCGGCTCTCATACCTTGCCGCAAGCAATAACAGCCTCACTGGATCAATATTTCCTGGAATAGGCGCATTGGTGAACCTCAGGAGACTTGTTTTGTCGTCAAACGGTTTGACTGGGCCAATTCCTGAGGAGATTGGTCAACTAGAAAACCTGGAACTTATAAATTTAATGAACAATGGTTTCACTGGAAGCATTCCAGAAGAGATTGGTCACCTAAAGCGGCTAAAAGTGCTTAAACTCTCCAACTGCGAGTTCAATGGTGCCATACCTCGGTCAATCGGTGGTCTTGAAAGCTTGATGACTCTTGATATATCAGGGAACAACTTCACTGCTGAACTCCCAACATCTGTCGGTGAACTGAGCAATCTAACTAAATTGTTAGCAGTTCATGCAGGGCTCACTGGGGCCATACCGAAAGAACTTGGTAACTGCAAGAAGATTACTGTTATAGACCTGTCCTTCAATCATTTTACTGGCTCTATCCCTGAAGAACTTGCAGAGTTAGAAGCTATTATCAGCTTTAAAGCGGAAGGTAACAGACTGTCGGGCCGCATTCCAGATTGGCTTCAAAACTGGGGGAATATTATGTCTATATTGTTGACGAACAACATGTTCAGTGGGCCTCTGCCATTGCTGCCTTTGCAACATTTGGTTGAATTCTCTGCCGGAAAGAACCTGCTCTCAGGCCCTATCCCTGCCGGGGTGTGTCAAGCTATCTCTCTGCGATCACTCAACTTGTATAGTAACAATCTGACAGGGAGTATTAAGGAGACATTCAAAGGATGCAGGAACCTCACTATACTGAGTTTGCAAGTTAACCAGCTCTGTGGTGAGATACCAGAATACTTGGCTGAGCTACCGCTAGTTAGCCTGGATCTCACCCAGAACAATTTCACGGGGTCTCTGCCTGACAAGTTCTGGGAGTCATCAACTGTTCAGGAACTCTATCTCAGTGATAATAACCTCACCGGCATGATCCCTGAGAGCCTTGCCGAACTTTCCCACGTGAAGATTCTGCGGATTGACAATAACTACTTGGAAGGACCAATTCCACGGTCGGTCGGCACTCTAAAGGGTCTGATAACATTGTCTCTGCATTGCAATATGTTGTCTGGGAACATCCCGGTAGAGCTATTCAACTGCACAAACCTCGTCACGCTAGACCTGAGCTATAACAGTCTGACCGGACACATCCCAAGGGAGATATCACGCTTGACACTGCTTAATAGTTTGGCTTTGTCTAATAATCAGCTGTCAGGCACTATCCCTTCCGAGATCTGTGTGGGATTCTCGCGCGTGTCTCGCGTTGATTTGAGATTTTATCAGCACCAACGACTTCTTGACCTGTCATACAACCAATTGACTGGTCAGATCCCAACAACGATCAAGGATTGTGCTATAGTGGCGGAACTATGCCTGCAAGGCAACTTGTTGAATGGAACTATTCCTGCAGAGCTTGGCGAACTGACGGGTCTTGCAACCATTGACCTGTCTTTCAATGCATTAGTAGGACATATGCTTCCTTGGTCTGCGCCATCTGTACAACTTCAGGACCTTTCTCTGTCTAATAACCGCCTGAATGGATCCATTCCTGCTGAGATAGGCCACATTCTTCCTGCAATTTATAAGCTGAACTTGTCGGGTAACACGCTTACTGGCAATCTACCCCCGTCTTTGCTCTGCAACCACCACCTAAGCCGTCTGGATGTCAGTAACAACAACCTCTCTGGAGAAATCCTATTCTCCTGTCCCGATGGGGATGAAGGATCCTCGAGCGCCCTGAACACGTTCAATGCAAGCAATAACCATTTCTCAGGGAGCCTCGATGTGTCTATCTCTAACTTCACAGGGCTGACCTCTCTTGATATCCACAGCAATAGCCTCAACGGGAGCCTGCCTTCAGCTGTCTGCAATGTTACCACTTTGAACTATCTTGACTTATCAAGCAACGATTTCAGTGGCACCATCCCATGTGGTATATGTGATATGTTTAACCTTGTGTTTGCCAACTTCTCTGGTAACCACATTGTTGGCACGTACAACTTAGCGGACTGTGCTGCTAATAACATCAATCACAAGGCGGCTCATCCATCTTATCGAGTTTCactagcagcaatcgtctgtggcATTACGATCATTATCATTCTATTGGTTCTTCTGGGGGTTTATTTGAGACGGAGACTATTGAAGAGAAGGTCCTCATGGGCTCTTGTACCTGTGAGCAAGACCATGGTGACCTCAGAGGAAACCTTAAGGAGCAAACTCCTAGGGAAGAAGTCACGGGAGCCTCTGAGTATCAACCTCGCGACATTTGAGCACTCACTGATGAGGGTCGCCGCAGATGATATCTTGAAAGCCACTGAGAATTTCAGTAATCTACACATCATAGGCGACGGCGGCTTTGGCACTGTCTACAGGGCAGCACTCTTCGGAGGCCGGCAAGTTGCTGTCAAGAGGCTGCACGGTGGCCACCAGCTCCAAGACAACCGTGAATTCCAAGCTGAGATAGAGACCATTGGGAAGGTGAAACACCCAAACCTTGTTCCCCTCCTTGGCTACTGCGCTTCCGGCGATGAGCGGTTCCTGATCTATGAGTACATGGAGCACGGGTGCCTCGAGGCATGGCTGAGGAAGAACCGGACCGACGCAGCCTACGCGCTGGGATGGCCGGACCGTCTTAAGATATGCCTCGGCTCTGCCAAGGGCCTGGCGTTCCTGCACCACGGCTTCGTGCCCCATATCATCCACCGGGACATGAAATCGAGCAACATCCTGCTGGACTGGGACCTGGAGCCGAGGGTCTCCGACTTCGGCCTCGCGAGGATCATCAGTGCGTGCGAGACCCATGTCAGCACCAACCTCGCCGGCACGCTCGGCTACATCCCCCCGGAGTACGGGCTGTCGATGCAATGCACCGCGAGGGGCGACGTCTACAGCTTTGGCGTCGTCATGCTGGAGCTGCTGACCAGACAGGCGCCGACGGGGCAGGAGGTGGATGAAGGCGGCGGAAGCCTCGTCGGCTGGGTGCAGTGGATGGTGGCGCGCCACCGTGAGAAGGAGGTGTTCGATCCCTGCCTCCTGCCGGCTTCGGGCGCGTGCAGGCAGCAGATGGCGCGCGTGCTCGCCATCGCCCGGGACTGCACCGCCGACGACCCGTGGGCGAGGCCGACCATGCTGGAGGTGGTGAAGGGCCTGAAAGCGACACAGATGATGGAAAGCTCGCCTCCGGCGACGACACTCTCCAGAGCGGACCTCCGGTGGTGA
- the LOC123136744 gene encoding uncharacterized protein — protein sequence MATTSCTSPFTSTAALSASQPASPSSKRFLPFPSRPPRPGTRVRAGSLREWSEFEDAVESKDLSRALRFLQSVEPASYPEASTNAATQVALPLSPGRDWEVLDTCIDADDMRLVGRAYQFLSDRGVLANFGKCKNIVLEGPREVTPTILKEMTGLEAAKLAPKKWGLSGNSRYVLATFFGGASFLLTQGVDVRPNLAAILALATADALFLGGTCAAQISCFWPPYKRRVLVHEAGHLLTAYLMGCPIRGVILDPFVALRMGIQGQAGTQFWDAKMEKELGEGHLSSTAFDRYCMILFAGIAAEALVYGEAEGGENDENLFRSLCVLLDPPLSVAQMANRARWSVMQSYNLLKWHKKAHRAAVKALESGHGLSIVVRRIEEAIASDR from the exons ATGGCGACCACCTCTTGCACCTCGCCGTTCACCTCCACCGCGGCCCTCTCCGCctcccagccggcctccccctcctccaaGCGCTTCCTCCCCTTCCCGTCCCGCCCGCCGCGCCCCGGGACCCGCGTCCGCGCGGGCTCCCTCAGGGAGTGGAGCGAGTTCGAGGACGCCGTCGAGAGCAAGGACCTCTCCCGCGCGCTCCGCTTCCTGCAGTCCGTGGAGCCCGCGTCTTATCCGGAAGCGTCCACGAATGCCGCTACGCAGGTGGCTCTCCCCCTGTCGCCGGGGCGGGACTGGGAGGTGCTGGACACCTGCATCGACGCAGATGACATGCGGCTCGTCGGCCGGGCGTACCAGTTCCTCTCCGACCGCGGGGTCCTCGCCAACTTCGGCAAGTGCAAGAACATAG TTCTGGAGGGACCGAGAGAAGTTACACCGACAATTTTGAAGGAGATGACAGGCCTGGAAG CTGCAAAGCTTGCACCAAAGAAGTGGGGTCTCTCAGGAAATTCTCGTTATGTTCTGGCTACTTTTTTTGGTGGTGCATCTTTTCTACTAACCCAAGGAGTGGATGTACGGCCTAACTTGGCTGCGATATTGGCGTTAGCAACAGCAGATGCGCTTTTTCTTGGTGGTACTTGTGCTGCACAAATCTCATGTTTCTGGCCTCCATACAAGCGCAGAGTCCTTGTACATGAAGCCGGACATCTTCTTACTG CTTATCTAATGGGCTGCCCCATACGAGGAGTCATCCTGGATCCCTTTGTGGCACTGCGGATGGGCATTCAAGGCCAG GCAGGAACACAGTTCTGGGATGCAAAGATGGAGAAAGAACTTGGTGAGGGTCATCTGTCTAGTACAGCATTTGACAG ATACTGCATGATTCTGTTTGCTGGAATCGCCGCAGAAGCACTTGTATACGGGGAGGCAGAAGGAGGAGAAAATGACGAGAATTTATTCAGGAGTTTGTGTGTTCTGCTCGATCCTCCGCTTTCTGTCGCACAG ATGGCAAATAGAGCTCGCTGGTCAGTGATGCAGTCTTACAACCTCCTGAAGTGGCACAAGAAAGCGCATAGAGCTGCCGTCAAAGCACTCGAAAGCGGACATGGTCTCAGCATCGTCGTTAGGAGGATCGAAGAAGCCATCGCCTCCGACAGATAG